The following DNA comes from Anastrepha obliqua isolate idAnaObli1 chromosome 1, idAnaObli1_1.0, whole genome shotgun sequence.
agaaaaacacttttttcgttttcaaagTAATTTGCTTCGATATGTGAATTGTATATAAAGTTGTAAAATGCTCTTTGGAAATGCTATAGTAAGTAAGTTAGTTAGCATCCAAGAGAGGCACAGTTGCTTAAGGCTACATTGCTCTGGTCTATGCGACAAGCACTCAGTGACACATTGCAGACTTTATGAGCATACGAACAGTACACTTTTCACTAAGGCAGGGGAAATCTAAAGCAGGGGAATCTAAATGTGTATGCAGTCGTAAATTTACTACGTATCATTAAAACTATTGAGCATTTGAGTGTCCAAGCTCATATGTTTTGTTCcattattgacaagttttaccaatttatttgtttcttatttaattaaaaaaaattttttttttttgaaagtagtTCGTTCTCCTACTAAAACCATATAAGTAGTAtcatattttcacaaatttaaaataaaaatttacaaattttaattagaattttcagaaaaatttgggACGTGCAGTTTTATGGTCTATTGAATTTTGTCATCATAAAGTGGATATTTAAGTAGCAAAATATtgcgttaatttttaataattttttttttttttgtttttgtggtatTTTCCCCATGTAATGAGGGAATAGGTATTTTTTGAATAGGTATTGAAACACCTTTGTATAGCCGAGTTGTATATCGTACAACCGAGTGCCGAAATGTAGATTCGCACATTCTGTAAAATGCTGCTTCTTGTATTTGATTTATAATATATGTTAACAGTGCCAGAGATTTGATGCTTGCCACGTTTTGGagattaacatttttatgctaatagctAACAGTTGTCAAAATGTTACCATTACAAGATCATCAACAGAATATTAATGAGAATTTTCTATAATTCCATTTGATGACTTTCGcaataacttatttttatgtgcatatttttatgTAGGAATGTTGTGATATTTTTGTACTTCTTGTTACAAAGCCAATTATTGCGGtttagtacttttttattttacaacttttACTGCATAGAAAAATCGACTTAAAGTGATTCTCaaataaattatgttttaagtattgaaaaaagtataaataaattatcatGGGTGATgattccacgagttcgagcaaggcgtcggagttaaagacttcaggacgaccagagCGCAGGGCAtcttccacgtcgcagttaccacttcgaaatttcgaaaagcACTTtcgcgcagtccttacactcacggtatcctctccgtgaacagtgtttatttctgcagcaacagttgttgcagttttaccacttttataaaaaaaatacaaaataggcctctcatacgcgttcgaagattccattttattttttaacaacacgagcttctctatccgcgattaaaataagttgttgaatgcacaaaatatcaaagaaaataggtataaatagttccgttatattccgcgaataattttttgtatgcaaaaatcgtacaaaagtgaaattatgggtaaaatacgcatgaacttatggactgacttgATAGAAAGCGTGGCGGAATATCgtgattttataataaaagattCTGCATTCAGTAACCACTGAATACTCCTTTATATATGCACGGTCCGGTACTCGAATTGGTTACacccaattaaaaaggccacacatttagtttagaaaataacttttcttttttcaattcaaagtaaaaaatgtgtaaaaataatacaaaattaagaatcaatttacttttgctcgatatgaccaccttttgccttgactaagGCCTTGAGATGGACCAGAAACGAATAGCAAGCTACCCGaaagtgacttgcaggtattttggcccactcgcggacaatggcttttttccgCGCTgcaagactggtgaatcttttagttcgctGTTTTCCAAAATGACttaagagaataatccatcggatttgtATCTGGTGAATTTGGTAGCCATTGTGTGGAAGTTATGAAGTTTGGAACGTTGTTATtgagccattcttggttcactcgaactatgtgagacggtgccgagtcctgttgaaacgtccatggcgtaccaccgaaatgtttgtctgcccacagaCTCAAAGTACCTCCAGAGTaccttcccgataatatttcgcatttatcttgacgccaggctccatGAAAACTATTGGAGAACGCCCATCTGCAGTTACAGCGGTTACAGCAAAACATTACCTGTagtgggtgctgcctcctggtggccaatcgatgactcaaattctcccttcgctctctcaagtctgacttgttgctgttttgatgtgagatcatgcaccttttggatcttgtaaggcttgactttgagatgaTTTTTCAGTATGCAGCGGATGCtagggtcagatattttcagttcttttgccattGCATTCGCACTTCGTCGGAGATTTCACTCAAGTCGCTTCAGcacttttgaaccatttcacgtgacgctgcagtcttttgatgaccaccttcgAGTAGTgctgcgataaacaaaaaacttcatATACTTTAAGGTGCTCCAGCTCACGAGCAATTGTTGGTTaagattttccagccaaatatcaTATAAtgtaatcacactattacgtcttctttcttttttcgcatttactcCCGGTAAAATGCTTCCttgcgcttgtaaacaatactctggactgtcatttaaccAACTACCAGACAACTGAAGCTGCGGACTGatgttggttacacttcgagtgccggacgctGTATCTTGCAACGGGGTTAGGCTAAAGTTATATTCCGGTGCTAGTTTTTAAGAAGTGTAAGCGGTTTCTTAAGCCAATAATAGCTGCTTGAATGCCATTGCATACCCTGGATAGTCTCTGAACATCCGTTTGAGACCGAGCTAATGTAAGCAAAACAACCCAGGATATCTGGGTCCCAAACTCCTGAATCTTGTTGTGCATTGGACTTAAAAGCcaccacataaaaaaatgttcaatgaaGAAAACTACCAAGCCTCGAGTACCCTTAGTGATGGATAATCAGGCATTCCTCTAAATGTAATATCATAAACAACGAAACttctagaaaaatatattattataaaaaattgtatgtaaaaagtttttatttgtgtgCTTTTTGCGTTCAGATTTGAGTATTTTGTTTGAGTTTctcataattttaaatttaaaacattacCGCGACCTTCAGAAGTGAATAGATAGCAAAACTCTTCAAAGAGTAATTCCATATATCTAAGCAAAGGGGGCTTATGGAGCTCTTTTCCATAGCAACCTTCAGTTGGCTCAAATTTTGCTAATCACATTTGCCAGGGTTGCTAATCTCTCAACTTTGCTTGCGGATCCTTCTccttaaataataaaactaagcaTATCGTTAACATTTTTGCAGACTGCGTTTCAAGTTAACTCCATTCCAGTCCGCCAACTAGGAGATATTGCTCCGCACCCACGCAATATGCTTTGCCAGATCACAGTAGATTACATATTGGCTAAGATCACATTGGCCCTGGCTGGTAAGACCGGCCGATACCACGCCACGCAACATCCATAAGCCATTGCGACTTAACATCAAACCACCACCAGAGTCGCCCATACAGGGACCAGTGCCATCACGATTGCCCGCACATATCGTGCGCGGTGTTGTCAATTTGCTGTAGACCTCCGAAGAGCGCAGGCATTCATTATCGCTAACGATGGACGCGTCAACCATTTTGGGCAGCGCCGTCACTTCACGCCCCTTCTCATCAGCACCCCAGCCAGCGACAAAGGCCGTTTGGCCTACAATCAATGAATTGTCCGATGATTCGTTCCACAAGCAAATGGGACGGATGAACTCACTGAAGCTGCACAGatgagaaataaaatttaattagtctTACATATGAGCGCTTATACTAAATTTCACTCTGACTTACCTGACTGATGTCTGCATCTGCAGTATCGCCACATCCGCATCAGGCAGCGATTTGCCACTATAATCCGGATGTATTAACAAATTTCGTATATCACGCGAAACCACACCGATCTCGCCATAGTTTTCCAAATTGTGACGGCCCAAATAGACGACGACCTGCGAGGCGCTTAgcgattttaatttaaagcaatGTGCCGCAGTAATCACTGTATTGGAGGATACGAGTGAACCACCGCATAAGAATCTCAAACCGGACGATTGCTTTCGATAGACGGCCGCTAACCAAGGAAGCTGGCCACGTGCAAGTTCTATGCCGCCATGGATGAATGGTGTTACTGTGTTGCCTTCCACGCCGCATTGCGAGTAATCCACGACTGGCGATGGGATCTGCGTTCGCAGTTCCGTACGCACAACTGTAGGTTGAGAagtggttgttgttggtgtCTGTCTAATGGGCGTGAGGAAGGGATTTTGTATAGAATTTGGATTATTCAACATCGGCTGTGGATTCTGCTGTAGAAATGGATTGAAGTTCTGGCTTGGGAATGAGTTTGTTGTGACCGGAAAGATGGCGCCACCTTCCAAATTGCTATTAAGCGGTGTTGTACCACGCACAGTTGTTGTATGGAGTGTATGTTGCAGATCGAGAACTGTGCTTGGAGGAGGATCTACAAAACAAAATAGGTTAgtatacacaaatttatttctACTTAGATTATTCAATGTTCAAGCAATGATGAGGTTGTACTCACATTCAGACGCCAAGCAGATGTCAAGCCCATTGACGGCAATGCGCGTCAGCTTTGGCAATACATTGGGGATAGGGAAATCCACGCGATACGAAATGGGAAGACCTCGCTCCAAATTATTGATAGTTGTCTGCTGGTCTTGGTAGAGTGATAAGCGTCCAAAGTAATTCTGAAATAAGTGGCAATAAGAATgcttaaagttaaataaaataaaatgatgtaaaattttatgaatatgcGAATCTCTTTAATTTGTAACGATTTTCAACATAGCTTAATAATAATTACTTAATGTCTTAAGAGAGTTGTTAAATCAGAGAAAACAAAGGCAAGACGAAAAAATCACACTGCCCGAATGTATGAGGTTCCAGTGCTATACACCGCAAGACCGTGGAACAATTGTTTCGATCcttttgaccaataatcggccGATGGTCTTAGCGTCAACTGAGTAAACATTCCGCTTAGCTGGTCGACTCGAACAGACTGGATTTAAGCAAAACCTTGCAGGGCGTGATCGCCACCGAACTACCGAAGTCGCTGAGAATGAAGAAAGAGCAACCAGATGACAGGCCACGCAATTGGTCATCCCCAGACGGACCCTACAGCGAATTTTAGTGAAGGACACACACATTTTCCCGCACAAAGTACAAACAGCGCATCAATTAATGCCTACTGACCGTCAGCCGCATATGAACTAGTCTCAAACCATTCTCAATTCAACAACGGAGAGGACGATTTTGTGTCGAAAATCATCATAAGCGACGAGGCACTTATGCACTTAATTAATGGATTAAAATATGAACATGTAAAACATTCATGTTTGAGACACCCAAAATATGCGTGTGATGCAAGAATAGCCAATACATCCACTCAAAACCATTGTGTGGTGCGGAAGTCATCGGCAATATGGTTACTTTTACTGGTGAACGCTACAGGGACTAgataaatcactttttactacCGGAATTGGATAAGCAATGGGAACGCTACTGGGGGCtacg
Coding sequences within:
- the LOC129239825 gene encoding serine protease gd-like — its product is MLDAVWRTCAFFIFLCHIWRLPLNGVAQQVPPIACPNYFQYLSDGNGYIGRITLPNVPMGTTRLNLRFSQQVPVQSNYFGRLSLYQDQQTTINNLERGLPISYRVDFPIPNVLPKLTRIAVNGLDICLASEYPPPSTVLDLQHTLHTTTVRGTTPLNSNLEGGAIFPVTTNSFPSQNFNPFLQQNPQPMLNNPNSIQNPFLTPIRQTPTTTTSQPTVVRTELRTQIPSPVVDYSQCGVEGNTVTPFIHGGIELARGQLPWLAAVYRKQSSGLRFLCGGSLVSSNTVITAAHCFKLKSLSASQVVVYLGRHNLENYGEIGVVSRDIRNLLIHPDYSGKSLPDADVAILQMQTSVSFSEFIRPICLWNESSDNSLIVGQTAFVAGWGADEKGREVTALPKMVDASIVSDNECLRSSEVYSKLTTPRTICAGNRDGTGPCMGDSGGGLMLSRNGLWMLRGVVSAGLTSQGQCDLSQYVIYCDLAKHIAWVRSNIS